One Nicotiana tomentosiformis chromosome 1, ASM39032v3, whole genome shotgun sequence genomic window, aaggaaaaataagctaagagatatataaagaaagagagaagagattcttattgcttcttcaattgtgtgtattttcctatctattacaagacctttatatatgcatgaaaaatgaagaatatatgtcattgaatatgtcattaagcatttgaaatgaatatcatggaggaagagtagacatctcaccataatttgatatttcttataacactccctcttggatgtccatagataatgcgCCTCGTTAataccttattagaaaaaaaaatctagtgaaagaaaaagagtacacatgtttagaaatacactttttggttgcctcattaaaaaccttgcaaggaaaactcagtgggaaaaaggaaaaaagagtacaacacgtattaactccccctgatgagagcatcaattcacatccttgagctttcgcatcccaatcttgtacactagtttcttgaaggttgacgtcggtagagatttggtgaacaaatcagccatattatcacttgaacgaatttgATGTgtattgatatcaccattcttttgaagatcatgtgtaaaaaataactttggtgaaatgtgctttgtcctatctccttttatgaatcctccattcaattgggctatgcatgttgtattgtcttcatacaaaattgtgggtagtttatcacacttcaaatcacatttgtatcgaataagatgtattatagatctcaaccatacatattctcgacttgcttcatgaatagcaattatctcagcatgattagatgaaatagccacgattgattgcttagtcgatcgccaagatatggcagtacctccacatgtaaacacatagcctgtttgagatcgagtctTGTGTGAGTCAGATAAAtatccagcatcggcataactAACAAGATCGAgattgcaatcattgccataaaataagcccatatcggtagtcccttttagatagcGCAATATGTATTttattccattccaatgtctccttgtaggaacggagctatatcttgctaagacattaactgaaaaagttatgtaaggccttgtagtgttatcaagatacattagtgctccaattgcactaagatatggtacttcatgACCAAGAAGCTcctcattcttttcttgaggtcggaacgggtccttattcacatcaagtaaTCGGACAACCATCaaagtacttaatggatgtgctccatccatgtaaaaccatttcaataccttttctatgtaggcagattgatgaaaaaaaatttagttttttaaatgttcaatttgcaaaccgagacataattttgtctttccgagatctttcatctcgaattccttctttaaataatcaattgccttttggagttctttaggagttccaataaggtttatgtcatcaacatatacggcaagtacaacaaacttcgatgttgttttctttataaaaacacatggaaaaatgacatcatttatataaccttcctttaataaatattcactgaggcggtTATACTAAATTCTTcatgattgctttagaccatacaaagatctttgcaatttgattgaaaagaTTTCcctggactttgaattatgtgcgtcagTAATTTTAAATCCCTcggaaattttcatgtatatctcattatcaagtgagctgtaaaggtaggctgtaaccacatacattaaatgcatgtcaagcttttcatggacatcaaaactaatgagataacggaacGTTATACCATCCATAACAGaagaatacgtctcttcataatcgacgataggcctttgtgaaaatccttgtgtaACAAGGCATGCCTTATatatttgtacctcatttttctcattccttttacgtacTAAGACCCATTGATAGCCAACACtcttaacaccattaggtgtttggactacatgcccaaaaacttcacgtttcgcaagtgaatccaactcagattggattgcttcttgccattttggcctatcacgtctttgtcgacattctccaacaGATTGAGGTTCAGGATCCTCATTATCTTGTATAATGCTAGATGCAATTttgtatgcaaagacataatctATCATtatattcaatcgattcaaatctgtctcaatatcgattgggtttattgatagttccttattttcttgagttcCAGTCTCATTGATTTCCTCATGAatctcaggattggttaaatcatggaTTTCTTTATGAGACTCATTCGTAatgtcatcttgatcatttattttttttttctaggattttgatccttagaacccaatggtctgccatgctttaggcgtgcttttgactcattatctatgacactagaagattgtccaacagggacatcaatacggattgAAACATTCTCTgcaaggatatgtgatttcgttatccttttaagatccgtaaatgcatctggtatttgatttgatattttctacaaatggataatcttttgcacctctttttcacaaatagaggcacATGGATCAAGACAAGACAATGAtgtattttttcacaaaattttaCGTTTGGTTTTaccaatttctccccctaatttggggaaaatgcctcatcgaatcaacaatctgcaaatcgagcagtggaCAAATCTCCCATTAATGTTTCAAGGTAGTgaataatggagggcgattcaaacccaacatatattcctaaccttatttggggacccatcttggtgcgatatggtGGTGCTACacgcacatatacagcacatccaaaaattcttagatgagatatattaggttcatgacccaaaactaattacaacgaaaaatatttatgataatttgtcggtgtgagacgaattagcattgctgcatgcaaaatggcatgacTCCAAACTGAAGTGGGTAACTTGATTTTCATGAGtaatggtcttgctatcaattgcagacgtttaatcaaagattctgcaaggccattttaAGTGTGAACATAAGCTACAAAATGTTttacttttatcccaattgataagcaataatcattaaatgcttgggatgaaaactcagtggcattatcaagtctaatagacttaattggattattgGGAAATTGTGCCCGTAATCggattatttgtgccattaatttttcaaatgccaggttgcgagatgacaataggcatACATGAGATCATCTAGAAGATACATCTATTACgatcataaaatatctaaacgatccactaggtgggtgaataggtccacaaatatccccttgtatacgttccaaaaacgtaggggactcaatcccaacctttgttggtgatggtctaataatcaacttgccttgataacaagacgtgcaagaaaattcattatttaaaagaatttttaaactctataatggatgcccatttgaattctctataattcgtctcatcataattgatccgggatatcccaatcgatcatgccaaagtacaaaagtattggaattagtaaccttttggtttacgataaaatatgcctcaattgcactaattcttgtccaatacaggtcacaagataaaaataaaaacttctcaataacccttttctggccagagacattcttggtaacgatgagatattcgagattattctcatctattgtctcaatatgaaatctatttcggcggatatctttaAAATTTAACAAGTTCCTCTTAcacttggaggagaacattgcattctctatgataagtattgttcccttagacagagttatagtagctcttccagagccttcaattaattttgtactaccatatattcatcaacatctatatggtgaatatattttttaaagagaaaattataccattatggtcatggtcaaaattagaTGCAAGATCTGTTTCTTGCATTATTGTTGTCCTTTAATAATCACGTTGTCAAAATATTTTGGCGTACAATAGGTACGTGACCAATGgccattcatgccataataatgacattattttcttattttatctCAAATCCCCTTCTCgaggtgagtgtggtatatttACTACCACTAGAACATTCATATTCTTacaagaatgaatatgtattcataatgattatcacattattttcacattcacttcaggaatGAAGCATAATAATCCGTGCGTGCTTTATAAAATCTCATGCCATATCAATAACAAACATCACTTTCTTAAAGTGAAGAATTATTTTGAGAGCCATTATTGTTGTCATTACTataatgatgacgattataaatTCGTCTATTACCACGTCCACATCCATTCATACCTCCACGGTAACATCATGTCTTATTTTAGACTTATGGGACGAGTTTCCTCTATTGGTGGCGATTGAATTTAATTTGCATATGCGAACTTTCATTAACtgaactcaatcaaataaaaagtatCAAGCAAATATAGAAAAACACATAATCAATTAAAATCTACGTATCTTTTGTGATGATTATCCCACTTTAAGATGGAAGAAATATGTGATaaaatagaaaggaaaaataTGTGCTCTCTCAAAAGTTTTCACTTTGTGTTTCTTAATATTAACACATAGGAACATAATACTTGTTATAGGAAAAATATTTATCGTTCTTTACACCAAAAATCCTTACATGATTTGATgaactttcaagaaaaacttTTCCGTAAAGCAAGTTTGTTAATGTATGGAAACATAAATAGCAAAGTGTAAATAAACTTGAAAGCTAATTAGAACAGGCTAACCGTGATGGCCGAATATATGCTGGCGTTGTACACCTTATACCGTCATCATTCTTACCATATTATTAACATTAAATGACGCTACCGGCACTGGCCGCATCATAACAACTCAGTTGGCTAGAACtttgtgctgataacgtgttataaagtataactcaaaataacaatattaaacaaggaaaaacaagctaagagatatatagagaaagagagaaaatattattatttcttcttcaattgtgtgtattttcctatctattacaagacttttatatagacatgaaaagtgaagaatatatgtcattgaatatgtcattaaacatagaaaatatatcattaaatatgtcattaagcatttgagatgaagatcatggaggaagggTAAACATCCACcattgatatttcttataacaaaAACATTGTTTCACTTCTTATCCTAAAACTATCTCAATCGTTCCTTTTAGGATAAGAACGATAAAATTTTGCCAAAAGGCCAGAGCAAAAACCAATAAAATTTTGCCAAAAGGCCAGGGCAAAAACAAAACTCTTAATCAGCAGAAACGATATGGTCCTATTTGGCGCAAAGAGATTACTATACTAGGATATAAGCGGACAGTCCGGATTATTTGCATCATTTAGCTTTTAGTTAGCtcactctttttctttttttttaaaatctcgTTAATTTAAATAGCTAAATTTCACGCTTAAAAATTGTTGGATGGACATTATTATACTTGGCGAATAAATTTAAGTCACTAGCCTAACAAGTGTCAAAATTTTAAAGAGTGGATTGAAAGAGGGCAATTTATTCATATGGCATGTATTATTCCAAAGCATTAAAGTGGGGCAAAATGGATGGACTAAAAATAGGAGTCTAAGTAAAAATAGGGCCTATGGAGGAAACATGTGGACCGCCCATAATTACTTTAATGATAGTGAATAGTGATCTTAGCCCCAGCTCAATTATTTGCTCCCCAGTATTATTATGTCAAATTAACAGCATCTCAGCGATTTATGGTTGAGTAACCTTTTGTTTTACTCAATAATGTGGAGTAACATTTACTGGAGAGAAGATTTGCCACTTTGTAATTTGCCTACTCTTTTCTTCGAACATGCTTTAGTGGAATATTTCGCTATAAATTATCCGGTAACATTATTGTGATCAAAGATGTATATGGATCGGATtgatttaatttttatcaaaatcaaaccaaaccaactatatcggtttgaaTTGATTTGGTTTTGTCGGGTTTTTCGggtttttgaattttttattatttaaatattatttcaatcttactttgttaaatatttgataagtaaatatatatttagtaaaaatataaaaaattgacaaatatattatcgattaaaatattcttatgggagaattctatATATTAGTAACatataatagttatttttttagtcgtctgacaataatttttcgttgatgtacactttcaggttaaccgaatttagtaattaaacataaaaatcaatatgatacataaatattaataatcacttcacattcgaaaaagatataagaatttaatagatcttaacatatggTATGAATATTGAAGAACAAAAAGATAGACGCATTTCAGtaaacacttgataagaaagtgatcatacaacccattatttaaggtcaataaatatggagaacttcatattctattaaaatttatatcacgcaagagaatcccaaatatttctaaatatatttttaaagaaaattctatataaaatcttaaaagtatatatataaaaattatatatttatatgtcaggttggttcggatttttttactcaataccaaaccaaatcaaaccaaaccaagtcggattttttaattaGTTTGATTTAACTTTTCGGTTTGATGCGATTTTTCGAATCGATTTGTACACCCTTAATTGTGATACAAGGGAAGGACTTTTGTTTGTGTGTGCGCGGGCGCATATGAAAGTTAAATTAATGGCAGATGGTAAGAAAAATAAATGGCAGAGGGTAAATGATGCTGCTACTAAATGAAACTTTAGAAGATTGAGAGAGAGAGAACTATGCAAATagtcaaaatttatttttctaaacTGTGCTGTTGAGTGAAGAGAGTTCAAGAAAGGATTAGTAAATTAATTAATGATGTACTGGAATTAATGGGAAAAATGATGTTTTGgtcattaattaatattaatagcTGATCCCTGACTTTGTACCTAAAAATTACAATGATTTATGGCAGTACCATGGTATCAACGGCAATTTTAGCTGTCTACTTTGATAATGAAGCATACTTAATTTATCTCGTTTCCTCTGGTTATTTCTGAACTCCTATTTGACACTGGTTTCTGATTGGTTcgggtttttcggatttttttattatatgaatattatttcaatctttgttaaatttttgttaagtaaatatatgtttagtaaaaatttaaaaaattgacaaacatatgatctattaaaatattcttatgagagaattttcttagtaacgcatgatatttatttttttagtcgtaTGACAacaatttttcgttgatgtacactttcaaggttaaccggATTTAATAattaacataaaaatcaatatgatacctatataatgatatattctatttaattttaaattaccGAAATActacttcaaattcgaaaaatataAGAATTAAataaatcttgacatatgaatgtggaagaacaaagagattgacgcattttactaacacttgataagaaagtgatcacacaacccattatttaaagttaataaaaatagAGCACTTTatatttaactaaatattacatTCCATAAGAGAATCACAAATATTTCTacacattttttaaagaaaattctgtataaagtcttaaaagtatatgttaggatcgggaatccgggtagtgcgaaatttagccaaacaacggtataatgacaataacaaagacaatggaagtggataataacggcaattaaagaatataaaaagatacaaatttaacgtggttcggtcaaggtgatctacatccacaagcggagaggagcaattttactataccaacaagagtacaaaagagagtacaaaattagagtaaatactctaattaaccccaaataccccaagagaataacctcacaagatcactccaaataaagggtTCACataagtgtttcccaacactcactctcttacaaaatactctataatgatttaaaggaggagaaagaaagacaagagtgaaaagctcttgaattggtgcgttttcaaatgaggagaaactcctctatttatagcaagaaatccttggcctaataatggatattatgtcatggcaaatgtcatgatccacaaatttgttataatggatattatatcatggcaaatgtcatgaaccacaaatttgttacaatggatattatgtcatggcaaatgtcatgaaaatttggtcatattacaaatctctaccttggcctaatttcggcttatatatattaaatttgctccaccttctccgcaaaaaccccaatgAGCAAAattattcttcataaatgccaatcaagttcaggcaaagcttgaacttggacactggaagaggttttgtgaataTCTCAACAGGATTGTCTCTAGtattgatcttctgaacagagacttttctttcagcaatggtttctcggatgaaatgatactttatattaatgtgcttcgtcctctcatgatacatttgaactttagtcaagtgaatggcactttgactatcacagaaaatggtaataccactttggtgtaaactgagttccgcaaatagacccttcaaccataaagcttttttgatcgcctcggtcactgccatatattctgcttcggtagtagataaaactactacatgttgtaatgtagctttccaactaatagcgcaaccaccgatgtaaaatacatagcctgtcagtgatcttcttttgtcaggatcacctgcataatctgagtctacaaaaccaaccaaagtgttagtatttctcccaaactccaaacatgtgtttgaagtacctcgcaagtatctgagaatccatttcacagcatgcgaatgtgctttaccagggcaagacATATACCGccttaccacgctcactgcttgtgaaatatCTGGACGtatacaaaccattgcatacataatactgccgactgcactgaaataaggaacctgtgccatgtacctcACTTCTTCCTTTGACTGCGGGGATTGAgaagctgataacttaaaatgagcagcaaaaGGG contains:
- the LOC138907029 gene encoding secreted RxLR effector protein 161-like; amino-acid sequence: MDGAHPLSTLMVVRLLDVNKDPFRPQEKNEELLGHEVPYLSAIGALMYLDNTTRPYITFSVNVLARYSSVPTRRHWNGIKYILRYLKGTTDMGLFYGNDCNLDLVSYADAGYLSDSHKTRSQTGYVFTCGGRQN